In Deltaproteobacteria bacterium, the following are encoded in one genomic region:
- a CDS encoding VWA domain-containing protein, giving the protein MRHWRVVLLVLCGPLLLLPSRAAADRLSGSRFELSEVAHRIEVTLHRGHAHLRVRRTVANPGGKSDQALLSLELPEGAVATALRTKGKDRWFEGELMEAEAAAEKYRELTGIGGAYPKDPALLSWRDQRNLLLQVFPVPAHGQLTFEYELELPTPYEEGRYRLELSGLTLAGRPAVVTARAAETGDRVQLEGQPLQTDDRFLLTEGHTDAPVELSLEPRDVPRLDSELAVASTRHGRWVTHLRSTAAPRLSRVPRGAYLVVILDHSRSLSEETVRAQAAAARAWLSHFPDARVKVLTFDREVRDPTARAPSFVGVPAAARLLDELEPLRRNGSHLDAALKRADELLAAAPARAERRVLVLTDLLTREAVTPQSTHPLLPRSEALVHVGLVEPQGSGVRRIDDHAWSEVVGETGGLVWDARASADPADELDLRDTWEELARPVAFDFFEVHAPGLPAVEEGGSLTGELDGRLEEGEGFTHLEITDRAVPYLSVSGLLWTEPVVRMVRPTEPAGDLWSALFFGSELLDELGEEEMMVLAMRGGAVSPVTSYLAIEPGVRPSTEGLDWHGGMGLGGFGARGMGIGGAGCAMGGVFFDHVAWLRERLEPAWRGCGGERPVTLSLESTLDEVVEVAPRGVASGEEEGKALACLIEAAWELELSSDFRSRGARWSVSLQSAPPPAPAPR; this is encoded by the coding sequence ATGAGACACTGGCGGGTGGTTCTCCTGGTCCTCTGCGGGCCCTTGCTTCTCCTTCCTTCCCGGGCCGCGGCCGACCGGCTCTCGGGCTCGCGCTTCGAGCTCTCGGAGGTGGCGCACCGGATCGAGGTGACCCTCCACCGGGGGCACGCCCACCTGCGGGTGCGGCGCACCGTGGCGAACCCCGGCGGCAAGAGCGATCAGGCCCTGCTGAGCCTGGAGCTGCCCGAGGGCGCGGTGGCCACGGCCCTGCGGACGAAGGGCAAGGATCGCTGGTTCGAGGGTGAGCTGATGGAGGCGGAGGCCGCCGCCGAGAAGTATCGCGAGCTCACCGGCATCGGCGGGGCCTACCCCAAGGACCCCGCCCTCCTCTCCTGGCGCGACCAGCGCAACCTGCTCCTGCAGGTCTTCCCGGTGCCCGCCCACGGGCAGCTCACCTTCGAGTACGAGCTCGAGCTCCCGACCCCCTACGAGGAGGGCCGCTACCGCCTCGAGCTCTCCGGCCTCACCCTGGCCGGGCGGCCGGCGGTCGTCACGGCCCGGGCGGCCGAGACCGGCGACCGGGTGCAGCTCGAGGGTCAGCCCCTGCAGACCGACGATCGCTTCCTGCTCACCGAGGGCCACACCGACGCCCCGGTGGAGCTCTCCCTCGAGCCGCGGGACGTCCCCCGCCTCGACAGCGAGCTGGCCGTGGCCAGCACCCGCCACGGCCGCTGGGTGACCCACCTGCGCAGCACGGCGGCCCCGCGCCTCTCCCGCGTCCCGCGCGGCGCCTACCTGGTGGTGATCCTCGATCACTCCCGCTCGCTCTCCGAGGAGACCGTCCGCGCGCAGGCCGCCGCCGCCCGGGCCTGGCTCTCCCACTTCCCCGACGCCCGGGTGAAGGTGCTCACCTTCGACCGGGAGGTGCGCGATCCGACGGCCCGGGCCCCCTCCTTCGTGGGCGTCCCCGCCGCCGCCCGGCTGCTCGACGAGCTCGAGCCCCTCCGCCGCAACGGCAGCCACCTCGACGCCGCCCTGAAGCGGGCGGACGAGCTGCTGGCCGCCGCGCCGGCCCGGGCCGAGCGGCGGGTGCTGGTGCTCACCGACCTGCTGACCCGCGAGGCGGTGACGCCGCAGTCCACCCACCCCCTCCTGCCCCGCAGCGAGGCGCTGGTCCACGTCGGCCTCGTCGAGCCGCAGGGCAGCGGCGTCCGGCGGATCGACGACCACGCCTGGTCGGAGGTGGTGGGCGAGACGGGCGGGCTGGTCTGGGACGCCCGGGCCAGCGCCGACCCCGCGGACGAGCTGGACCTGCGCGACACCTGGGAGGAGCTGGCCCGGCCGGTGGCCTTCGACTTCTTCGAGGTGCACGCGCCCGGCCTGCCGGCGGTGGAGGAAGGCGGGAGCCTCACCGGCGAGCTCGACGGCCGCCTCGAGGAGGGCGAGGGCTTCACCCACCTGGAGATCACCGACCGGGCGGTGCCCTACCTCTCGGTGAGCGGCCTGCTCTGGACCGAGCCGGTGGTGCGGATGGTGCGGCCGACCGAGCCGGCGGGCGACCTCTGGTCCGCCCTCTTCTTCGGCTCCGAGCTCCTCGACGAGCTCGGCGAGGAGGAGATGATGGTGCTGGCGATGCGCGGCGGCGCGGTCTCACCGGTGACCTCCTACCTCGCCATCGAGCCCGGCGTGCGCCCCTCCACCGAGGGCCTCGACTGGCACGGCGGGATGGGCCTCGGCGGCTTCGGCGCCCGGGGCATGGGCATCGGCGGCGCGGGCTGCGCGATGGGGGGCGTCTTCTTCGACCACGTGGCCTGGCTGCGCGAGCGCCTCGAGCCCGCCTGGCGCGGCTGCGGCGGCGAGCGGCCGGTGACCCTCTCGCTGGAGTCGACCCTCGACGAGGTGGTCGAGGTGGCGCCGCGCGGGGTGGCCTCCGGCGAGGAGGAGGGCAAGGCCCTCGCCTGCCTGATCGAGGCCGCCTGGGAGCTCGAGCTCTCGAGCGACTTCCGCTCGCGGGGCGCCCGGTGGAGCGTCAGCCTGCAGAGCGCGCCGCCGCCCGCTCCAGCACCTCGATGA
- a CDS encoding DUF4062 domain-containing protein produces MQVIKVFIASPGDLHSERRAAKRAVRRINELLATANDVLFEPIGWEDLPAGTAERTQELINPAVEQADVFIGLMGRRFGTPNGVAASGTAEEYGIAKERFDGGGGPAIKLYFKRLPNSEVEDPDEQLAAVLEFRASVSGTSLFQEFTSARNLGERIENDLASLIHSGEVHKLLQGQGTSFSAIPEAGDALLYAMLNGGVVGLGELAENLSSEKEEVDATAEELARRGLLDLSGGSASLAETELAFLTICDRMLSAGKEKPLLLSDYFARGTERHLMNLVSAHFHCDPDEKLGRLFRRLARVSPRAANHLLFEEEARSIYRAANAHGSEIGQMEMARRHNSQHLLHQVLLMYGLDIDEGSDLHVVDGMEIELVAYGVKVAAVRMEQPLFTAESVAPIFRVTAGESIERGKLVAGGMDLRIYYSCLLFRAGEFQMVDSEVRAILAADLTPKQRAAVLNLKALRHRMDGRLGEARELLQQAHDLDGTMEEVTSNLAMIEDEIGLERP; encoded by the coding sequence ATGCAAGTGATCAAGGTCTTCATCGCCTCACCGGGCGATCTGCATTCAGAGAGGCGGGCAGCAAAGCGGGCGGTGCGTCGCATCAACGAGCTCCTGGCGACCGCAAATGATGTGCTGTTCGAGCCGATTGGGTGGGAAGATCTACCTGCTGGCACGGCAGAGCGAACCCAGGAGTTGATCAACCCGGCCGTGGAGCAAGCCGATGTCTTTATCGGTCTAATGGGGCGTCGGTTTGGAACACCAAACGGAGTAGCGGCATCGGGAACGGCCGAGGAGTATGGGATTGCGAAGGAGAGGTTTGACGGTGGGGGAGGGCCGGCAATCAAGCTCTACTTCAAGCGGCTTCCAAACAGCGAGGTCGAAGACCCAGACGAGCAGCTCGCGGCTGTGCTTGAGTTTCGTGCTTCTGTGTCCGGCACTAGCCTATTTCAGGAGTTCACCAGCGCGAGGAATCTCGGGGAACGAATCGAGAATGACCTGGCTTCGCTTATTCACTCCGGTGAGGTGCACAAGCTGCTGCAGGGGCAGGGCACGTCGTTTTCGGCCATTCCAGAGGCCGGCGATGCGCTGCTATACGCGATGCTGAATGGCGGCGTTGTAGGGCTCGGTGAGCTTGCCGAGAATTTGTCGTCTGAAAAGGAAGAAGTAGACGCCACGGCAGAAGAACTGGCGCGGAGAGGTCTGCTAGATCTATCAGGCGGCTCCGCGAGTCTTGCCGAAACCGAACTGGCGTTTCTCACGATTTGTGACCGAATGCTAAGTGCGGGAAAGGAGAAGCCTCTCCTTCTATCTGACTACTTCGCGCGCGGTACCGAGCGCCATCTCATGAACTTAGTGAGCGCCCACTTTCATTGCGACCCTGATGAAAAGTTGGGGCGGCTTTTCAGGCGCCTTGCTAGGGTGTCTCCGCGCGCCGCAAACCACCTGCTGTTCGAGGAGGAGGCGCGGTCTATCTATAGGGCCGCGAATGCGCATGGTTCGGAAATTGGGCAAATGGAGATGGCCAGGAGACACAACAGTCAGCACCTCCTTCATCAGGTGCTGCTGATGTACGGGCTCGATATCGACGAGGGGAGTGACCTTCATGTTGTAGACGGCATGGAGATCGAGCTGGTCGCTTACGGGGTTAAGGTGGCCGCAGTAAGGATGGAACAACCGCTATTCACGGCGGAGTCCGTTGCCCCGATATTTCGAGTTACGGCGGGTGAGAGCATCGAGCGTGGAAAGCTGGTCGCTGGCGGGATGGATCTTCGCATCTACTATTCCTGTCTGTTGTTCCGCGCTGGCGAATTTCAGATGGTAGACAGCGAGGTGAGGGCGATCCTCGCAGCGGATCTCACCCCGAAGCAGCGTGCAGCTGTCCTTAACCTGAAGGCGCTTCGGCACAGGATGGATGGGCGTCTTGGAGAGGCGCGGGAGTTGTTGCAACAGGCGCATGATCTAGACGGGACGATGGAGGAAGTGACGTCGAACCTGGCGATGATCGAAGACGAGATCGGATTGGAGAGGCCGTAG
- a CDS encoding recombinase family protein, producing MPRPVPFNVPRDEAQRVCAVYLRVSTGEQKLSHQLRELRHEAFRRRWRITHIYRERRSAAKARPAWEDLREDARRRKFGAVLVWAMDRWARGGVAETLTSIEELDRSNVRFASLREPWADTDSPVRDLLLAVFGWVAQQERRRISERTRAGLDAARRRGVRLGRRPKDVDAELIDQVVAGHTSVRKAAAEAGVSRDAIRRRVREVQAVAQAQ from the coding sequence ATGCCTCGCCCGGTCCCCTTCAACGTCCCGCGTGACGAAGCGCAGCGCGTCTGCGCCGTGTACCTACGGGTGAGTACGGGCGAACAGAAGCTCTCACACCAGCTGCGCGAGCTTCGGCACGAGGCATTCCGCCGCCGCTGGCGCATCACTCACATCTACCGCGAGCGCCGAAGCGCAGCGAAGGCACGGCCCGCCTGGGAAGACCTCCGCGAGGATGCCAGGCGCCGCAAGTTTGGCGCGGTCCTTGTCTGGGCAATGGATCGCTGGGCCAGAGGCGGCGTCGCCGAGACCCTCACCAGCATCGAGGAGCTTGACCGTAGCAACGTCCGCTTCGCCTCGCTGCGAGAACCTTGGGCGGACACCGACTCGCCCGTGCGCGACCTCCTGCTCGCCGTCTTCGGGTGGGTGGCCCAGCAGGAGCGCCGGAGGATCTCGGAGCGCACCCGCGCCGGTCTCGATGCTGCCCGGCGCCGTGGCGTCCGCCTCGGCCGCCGACCCAAGGACGTAGACGCCGAGTTGATCGACCAGGTCGTCGCCGGGCACACCTCGGTGCGCAAGGCCGCCGCCGAGGCCGGGGTCTCGCGCGATGCCATCCGGCGCCGTGTCCGAGAGGTCCAGGCCGTCGCGCAGGCGCAATAG
- a CDS encoding succinylglutamate desuccinylase/aspartoacylase family protein, translating to MSMQPITPKPSRRSEPTYEPIDVEAFEPGTRADLRLPLYRDALAAEVKAPFVVVRGAHPGPVVGLCAAVHGDELNGINIIHHVLESADPTQIHGTLLCAPVVNVPAYNAGQRRFPDDNQDLNHRFPGKPAGTPSEQYARAFVRTFLGPCDYLIDLHTASEGRVNSLYVRVDLHNKKARRMALLMGPDIILHGRSGDGTLRNAARVRGIPAITVEAGNPAVFQGRMAMEGEEGIRAILADLGVLRGKEASVDAPPVICRASRWLRIRVGGLLENRFSLREKVKQGQVLAAVRDPFGHTIATYKAPAAGIVIGMSRSPVAVPGTRFCHLGEIGEPPPPRKKG from the coding sequence ATGAGCATGCAACCGATCACCCCCAAGCCCTCCCGCCGCTCCGAGCCGACCTACGAGCCCATCGACGTCGAGGCCTTCGAGCCCGGGACGCGCGCCGACCTGCGCCTGCCCCTCTACCGGGACGCGCTCGCCGCCGAGGTGAAGGCCCCCTTCGTGGTGGTGCGGGGCGCTCACCCCGGGCCGGTGGTCGGCCTCTGCGCGGCGGTCCACGGGGACGAGCTCAACGGCATCAACATCATCCACCACGTCCTCGAGTCCGCCGACCCCACGCAGATCCACGGCACGCTCCTCTGCGCGCCGGTGGTGAACGTGCCCGCCTACAACGCCGGTCAGCGCCGCTTCCCCGACGACAACCAGGACCTCAACCACCGCTTCCCCGGGAAGCCCGCGGGCACCCCCTCCGAGCAGTACGCCCGGGCCTTCGTGCGGACCTTCCTCGGCCCCTGCGACTACCTCATCGATCTGCACACGGCCTCCGAGGGCCGGGTGAACTCCCTCTACGTCCGCGTCGATCTCCACAACAAGAAGGCGCGCCGGATGGCCCTGCTGATGGGGCCGGACATCATCCTCCACGGCCGCAGCGGCGACGGCACCCTGCGCAACGCGGCGCGGGTGCGGGGCATCCCGGCGATCACCGTCGAGGCCGGCAACCCCGCCGTCTTCCAGGGGAGGATGGCGATGGAGGGCGAGGAGGGCATCCGCGCGATCCTCGCCGACCTCGGCGTGCTGCGGGGCAAGGAGGCCTCGGTGGACGCGCCCCCCGTGATCTGCCGCGCCTCGCGCTGGCTGCGGATCCGGGTCGGCGGCCTCCTCGAGAACCGCTTCTCCCTGCGCGAGAAGGTGAAGCAGGGGCAGGTGCTGGCCGCGGTGCGCGACCCCTTCGGCCACACCATCGCGACCTACAAGGCGCCGGCCGCCGGCATCGTCATCGGCATGAGCCGCTCCCCGGTGGCGGTCCCCGGCACCCGCTTCTGCCACCTCGGCGAGATCGGAGAGCCGCCTCCCCCCAGGAAGAAGGGCTAG
- a CDS encoding ATP-dependent helicase — MPAHTTVFLGPPGTGKTTRLVAVVADLQRRGVPLARTAFLTFTVAAAKEAVDRLNLCAAEEEPPPWFCTIHAAAKRILKVLHPAIMDAEQWLEFGHLHGYEFTPGIWSKRGVVEGGSRRMTRHDELRYVYGWGRARGLNLRRCLAICPTVVDRFDAAVFAQRVERFKADRDLVDFHDLLFDVLASGTQLPVTALIIDEAQDLSPLQAQVVEQWAACCEEVYVAGDDDQAIFGFQGGDASWLRRCAEGGHVEVLGQSHRVPHAAHQIAGQIIRSNRTRIPKRYEPTDSPGTVEVMTLDEALGSLDGQQPTLVLARNWLFLRGAAKQLIEGDVPFIGEGTDIWPNPLAKTGLLQALRAATAIVSGTAVAAADLAALSRWLKVPGGSGPGKRTLGVVSPERAGELLGPGRVCQLREHGPAVVAQGLPDREYAYIGRMVAKYGEVPEPCIRLTTIHQAKGREAPTVVVLSDMTRASHDELLDTRHGGNEAENRVAYVAVTRTSDRLVIVRPTTRRYYPYPGLGGSGVQLGRALP; from the coding sequence ATGCCGGCCCACACTACGGTCTTTCTCGGACCCCCGGGCACAGGGAAGACCACCCGCCTGGTCGCCGTCGTGGCTGACCTGCAGCGGCGAGGTGTGCCCCTGGCCAGGACCGCCTTCCTGACCTTCACGGTGGCGGCCGCGAAGGAGGCTGTCGACCGGCTCAACCTTTGCGCAGCCGAGGAGGAGCCTCCGCCCTGGTTCTGCACGATCCACGCTGCCGCGAAACGCATTCTGAAGGTGCTTCACCCGGCCATCATGGACGCGGAGCAGTGGCTGGAGTTCGGGCACCTGCACGGCTACGAATTCACGCCCGGCATCTGGAGCAAGCGAGGTGTCGTTGAGGGTGGCAGTCGCCGCATGACCCGCCACGACGAGCTTCGCTACGTCTACGGGTGGGGTCGGGCACGAGGCCTGAATCTGCGGCGCTGCCTCGCGATCTGCCCCACCGTTGTCGATCGCTTCGACGCGGCCGTCTTCGCGCAGCGGGTCGAGCGGTTCAAGGCTGACCGCGACCTCGTCGACTTCCACGACCTGCTCTTTGATGTGCTCGCCTCCGGCACGCAGCTGCCCGTCACTGCTCTCATCATCGACGAGGCACAGGACCTGTCGCCCCTCCAGGCGCAGGTCGTCGAGCAGTGGGCCGCCTGCTGCGAGGAGGTCTACGTCGCCGGCGACGACGACCAGGCCATCTTCGGCTTCCAGGGCGGCGACGCCTCCTGGCTGCGCCGGTGTGCAGAGGGCGGCCACGTGGAGGTCCTTGGGCAGTCCCACCGTGTGCCCCACGCCGCCCACCAGATCGCTGGACAGATCATTCGCAGCAATCGCACACGCATCCCCAAGCGCTATGAGCCTACAGACTCGCCCGGGACTGTCGAGGTCATGACCCTGGATGAGGCCCTCGGCAGCCTAGACGGCCAGCAGCCCACGCTCGTGCTGGCCCGCAACTGGCTCTTCCTCCGTGGTGCCGCGAAGCAGCTCATCGAGGGCGATGTGCCGTTCATCGGCGAGGGCACTGACATCTGGCCGAACCCGTTGGCGAAGACCGGTCTCCTGCAGGCTCTGCGCGCGGCGACCGCCATCGTCTCGGGTACTGCCGTCGCTGCGGCCGACCTCGCCGCGCTCTCGCGGTGGCTGAAGGTGCCTGGTGGCTCAGGGCCCGGCAAGCGCACCCTTGGCGTTGTCTCGCCCGAGCGCGCTGGCGAGCTTCTCGGCCCCGGGCGGGTGTGCCAGCTGCGCGAGCACGGTCCTGCCGTGGTGGCACAGGGCCTGCCCGACCGCGAGTACGCATACATCGGTCGGATGGTTGCCAAGTACGGCGAAGTGCCCGAGCCGTGCATCCGTCTGACCACCATTCACCAGGCCAAAGGCCGCGAGGCCCCGACCGTGGTCGTGCTATCCGACATGACACGCGCGTCCCACGATGAGTTGCTCGACACCCGGCACGGCGGCAACGAGGCCGAGAATCGCGTGGCCTACGTCGCTGTGACCCGGACCAGTGACCGGCTCGTAATCGTTCGGCCGACCACGAGACGCTACTACCCATACCCGGGTCTGGGCGGTAGCGGCGTGCAGCTGGGTAGGGCCCTGCCGTGA
- a CDS encoding zf-TFIIB domain-containing protein, producing the protein MSTQRVVCPGCQSLMQVLQLETAEVDYCLFCGGTYFDRGEIELILEHPLPLTGSGRGLGRQCARCEDTPMGAANLGVVPVDLCGGCGGVYLDSSELEPATRKKIQSGAAQSQVSRYTTRCVGCGEVFSPDLLTATTNGLACGSCYGRQDFATSVPLMPGRHGSGNPYLPTTTGLTEGSKGGPSILDGLIHLLDLFY; encoded by the coding sequence ATGAGCACCCAGCGCGTCGTCTGCCCCGGTTGCCAGAGCCTGATGCAGGTCCTCCAGCTGGAGACCGCCGAGGTCGACTACTGCCTCTTCTGCGGCGGGACCTACTTCGATCGGGGGGAGATCGAGCTGATCCTCGAGCACCCCCTGCCGCTCACGGGCAGCGGCCGGGGGCTCGGGCGGCAGTGCGCCCGCTGCGAGGACACCCCCATGGGCGCGGCCAACCTCGGCGTGGTGCCGGTGGACCTCTGCGGCGGCTGCGGAGGCGTCTACCTCGACAGCAGCGAGCTCGAGCCGGCCACCCGCAAGAAGATCCAGAGCGGCGCGGCCCAGAGCCAGGTGAGCCGCTACACCACCCGCTGCGTGGGCTGCGGGGAGGTCTTCAGCCCGGACCTGCTCACCGCCACCACCAACGGCCTGGCCTGCGGCTCGTGCTACGGGCGGCAGGACTTCGCCACCTCGGTCCCCCTCATGCCGGGCCGGCACGGCAGCGGCAACCCCTACCTCCCGACGACCACCGGCCTGACGGAGGGGAGCAAGGGGGGGCCCTCGATCCTGGACGGCCTGATCCACCTGCTCGACCTCTTCTACTGA
- a CDS encoding DUF4062 domain-containing protein, producing MTKPRIFLSSTCFDLSEVRDVVRRHLEDLGMDVVASDHPGFGVAPVSHSHNACLDEVDRSDYLVLIIGGRRGGTYIGNENSITNEEYTRAARRRIPIFTFVKKEVQTAKKIYRDSAKANVSSMVEDVRVFDFIDLVHSASESNWIWPFENGGDVCHELTAQFAHIVYLFSEGIVRAKNPSGGSSEEMGDVIPFPGKLLSLPDEIKAEPKEEAWVTEGLKKLHGLLSRIIESEATSKQELVKALWVFGRYGALNGERVEMDEETLKMWAWSRGRGTRVFKRLASFGVVGGYEADEYSEVVLAWIGFEDDDDGAIAGALAMYASSLAARHGKEGLKLFQAADMVLYA from the coding sequence GTGACAAAGCCGAGGATCTTCCTGAGTTCGACTTGCTTCGATTTGTCAGAGGTTCGAGATGTGGTTCGGCGCCATCTAGAAGATCTCGGGATGGATGTTGTGGCCTCCGATCACCCGGGATTTGGTGTGGCTCCGGTTTCACATTCCCACAACGCATGCCTCGATGAGGTTGACCGGTCCGACTACCTAGTCTTGATCATCGGTGGCCGAAGGGGCGGCACCTATATTGGGAACGAGAACTCAATTACGAACGAGGAGTACACGAGAGCAGCTAGACGGAGAATTCCAATATTCACCTTCGTAAAAAAAGAAGTTCAAACAGCAAAGAAGATCTACCGCGACAGCGCAAAGGCAAACGTGTCGAGCATGGTTGAGGATGTGCGGGTCTTTGATTTCATTGACCTTGTGCATTCTGCCTCCGAGTCGAACTGGATATGGCCGTTCGAGAACGGAGGAGATGTTTGCCATGAACTTACTGCCCAGTTTGCGCATATTGTATATCTCTTCTCGGAGGGAATCGTCAGAGCCAAGAACCCGTCGGGAGGCTCTAGCGAAGAGATGGGCGATGTCATTCCTTTTCCAGGAAAGCTCCTGTCGCTTCCAGATGAGATCAAGGCTGAGCCGAAGGAAGAGGCGTGGGTCACTGAGGGCTTGAAGAAGTTGCATGGGCTGCTCTCTCGGATCATTGAGTCAGAAGCAACAAGCAAGCAGGAGCTAGTGAAGGCGCTTTGGGTGTTTGGTCGCTACGGCGCACTGAACGGGGAGCGCGTCGAAATGGATGAAGAAACGCTAAAGATGTGGGCGTGGAGCAGGGGCCGTGGGACTAGGGTATTCAAACGGCTCGCGTCATTTGGCGTTGTTGGAGGATATGAGGCCGACGAATACTCTGAAGTTGTTTTGGCTTGGATCGGGTTTGAGGACGACGACGATGGGGCGATCGCTGGAGCGTTGGCGATGTATGCCTCCTCATTGGCGGCGCGGCACGGGAAAGAGGGATTGAAGCTATTTCAGGCTGCCGACATGGTCCTCTACGCCTAG
- a CDS encoding helix-turn-helix domain-containing protein, whose product MIRSHLPDPNTWMTPEEVAAAAGISLATLWRRVRAGQIQPIHARGRAWFTKSAAEALVAKEQFRRSGASR is encoded by the coding sequence ATGATTCGCAGCCACTTGCCCGATCCTAACACCTGGATGACGCCCGAGGAGGTCGCCGCAGCCGCAGGGATCTCCCTTGCCACACTGTGGCGGCGCGTCCGGGCTGGTCAGATTCAGCCGATCCATGCCCGTGGCCGGGCCTGGTTCACGAAGTCCGCTGCCGAGGCCCTGGTGGCCAAGGAGCAGTTCCGGCGGTCCGGCGCGTCGCGCTAG
- a CDS encoding RimK family alpha-L-glutamate ligase, with the protein MRLWILSHLRDSPGGAFAAAAARRRGHEVESFCTGDLDLYLDAEAPRLLRAKGGGELTLPEVAFIRMGGSAPEAAYGVPWALQVAGVPCVNTVATSRTCRDKARTLTALSLAGVPIPRTVVPGGEARWEDFIARVPGPPWIVKPALGTQGLGVVLVESEEALEVSLAAYREAGLRVIVQEMVESSRGRDVRVLVLDGEARLAMQRKAAGGDFRSNLHQGGTGEPFELTPEIRRVAEAAARAVGAQVAGVDVLFGPEGPLVCEVNGSPGLRGIERATGVEASALVIEVLERAAARSAG; encoded by the coding sequence GTGCGCCTCTGGATCCTCTCCCACCTGCGGGACTCGCCGGGGGGCGCCTTCGCCGCCGCCGCGGCCCGCCGCCGGGGTCACGAGGTCGAGAGCTTCTGCACCGGTGACCTCGACCTCTACCTCGACGCCGAGGCGCCGCGCCTGCTGCGGGCGAAGGGGGGAGGGGAGCTGACCCTCCCCGAGGTCGCCTTCATCCGCATGGGGGGCTCCGCCCCGGAGGCCGCCTACGGGGTGCCCTGGGCCCTGCAGGTCGCGGGGGTGCCCTGCGTGAACACGGTGGCGACCAGCCGCACCTGCCGGGACAAGGCCCGCACCCTCACGGCCCTCTCCCTGGCCGGCGTGCCGATCCCCCGCACCGTGGTGCCCGGCGGGGAGGCGCGCTGGGAGGACTTCATCGCGCGCGTGCCCGGCCCGCCCTGGATCGTGAAGCCCGCGCTGGGCACCCAGGGGCTGGGGGTGGTGCTGGTCGAGAGCGAGGAGGCCCTCGAGGTCTCCCTCGCCGCCTACCGCGAGGCCGGCCTGCGAGTGATCGTGCAGGAGATGGTCGAGAGCTCCCGCGGCCGGGACGTGCGGGTGCTCGTCCTCGACGGCGAGGCGCGCCTCGCCATGCAGCGCAAGGCGGCGGGGGGCGACTTCCGCTCGAACCTCCACCAGGGCGGGACGGGCGAGCCCTTCGAGCTCACCCCCGAGATCCGGCGGGTGGCCGAGGCCGCGGCGCGCGCCGTGGGCGCGCAGGTGGCCGGCGTCGACGTGCTCTTCGGGCCCGAGGGGCCGCTGGTCTGCGAGGTCAACGGCTCGCCGGGCCTGCGGGGGATCGAGCGGGCCACCGGGGTCGAGGCCTCCGCGCTGGTCATCGAGGTGCTGGAGCGGGCGGCGGCGCGCTCTGCAGGCTGA